A section of the Tachysurus fulvidraco isolate hzauxx_2018 chromosome 7, HZAU_PFXX_2.0, whole genome shotgun sequence genome encodes:
- the c7h6orf136 gene encoding uncharacterized protein C6orf136 homolog: protein MAVCRRGVSFWLGCNRSHGCQPLIKKKNWNVWQVGLNAPCRFLSSGSWVLAPPNSLHYQSVQKVSLPNLCHHVSQPREQTPEEDWAETLGTCVLLKPREAVDQHSLVEVSLFGQIKLNEVLALGTNRLTDFSFPLTTVDGRREDDISIVGMSRTEQKPDQEQSSFRSLFEAEGCPAPFMLGSCFYCFHCPGTGPVPDTGATLRIGHVFFPHTFSSLCSYAEAVSTDRRSIEKDNESEEKLALMYEKLRIELPSFFLKNHDYGMYSNNMEFINDLLHMKTRGRVAYQLTLALWRLMCLCYYADARLEVLKLTKHPEDNSIKARWRVKGLPFHTLFLRFYKKDKSQFYRTFDAFSTFYLGPDGHIHVHKVEKVMQAQPPVLPKVPVLLAGALVALGLQEDRPAFNLLPTFLSSFRQAQD from the exons ATGGCTGTCTGCAGAAGGGGTGTCTCATTTTGGTTAGGTTGCAACAGAAGTCATGGCTGCCAGCCTCTGATAAAGAAGAAGAACTGGAACGTATGGCAG gtGGGGTTAAATGCCCCCTGTCGATTTCTGAGCAGTGGCTCATGGGTCTTGGCTCCTCCAAACAGCCTACATTATCAGTCTGTACAGAAAGTGTCCCTGCCTAACCTATGTCATCATGTGTCCCAGCCAAGAGAACAAACTCCAGAAGAAGACTGGGCGGAGACCCTTGGCACTTGTGTCCTGCTCAAACCCAGGGAAGCAGTCGATCAGCATTCACTGGTGGAGGTTTCCCTGTTCGGACAAATCAAGTTGAATGAGGTCCTGGCGTTGGGCACCAACCGGCTCACTgatttttctttccctttaaCCACTGTTGATGGAAGAAGAGAAGATGATATTAGCATCGTTGGAATGTCAAGGACTGAGCAAAAACCGGATCAGGAGCAGAGTTCGTTTCGGAGTTTGTTCGAGGCAGAAGGATGCCCAGCACCTTTTATGTTAGGATCATGCTTTTATTGCTTCCACTGTCCTGGAACAGGGCCTGTACCTGACACTGGAGCTACGCTGAGAATCGGACATGTCTTCTTTCCACATACTTTTAGCTCACTCTGCAGTTATGCAGAGGCTGTTAGCACGGACAGAAGGTCCATTGAGAAGGACAATGAGAGTGAGGAGAAACTGGCACTGATGTATGAAAAGCTTAGGATTGAG CTTCCCAGTTTTTTTCTGAAGAATCATGACTACGGCATGTATTCAAACAACATGGAATTTATCAATGACCTTCTCCACATGAAAACCAG AGGCCGTGTAGCATATCAGCTGACCCTGGCGCTGTGGCGACTTATGTGCCTGTGCTATTATGCAGACGCACGGCTAGAAGTGCTGAAGCTGACCAAGCACCCAGAGGACAACTCCATTAAAGCGCGCTGGAGGGTCAAGGGTTTGCCCTTTCACACTCTTTTCCTTCGCTTCTACAAGAAAGATAAAAGCCAGTTTTACAG aaCCTTTGATGCATTCTCTACCTTCTATCTGGGCCCTGACGGACACATACATGTTCATAAAGTTGAAAAG GTTATGCAGGCTCAACCACCTGTGCTGCCGAAAGTGCCAGTACTGTTGGCAGGAGCTCTGGTGGCTCTGGGGCTTCAAGAAGACCGGCCAGCATTTAATCTTCTCCCAACGTTCCTCTCCTCCTTCAGACAGGCACAAGATTAA